The sequence TCGAGCGCCGGCGCGACCACATCGATTCCTGCCCGTAACACGCCGGTACCCTCGCGGGAACGTGCCGCGCGCATCCTCATGGCCATGCACAACCATCTGCCCGTGCGCTCACCGCCGGCCCCCGCCGCGCCCGCGGAGGCCTCGTGCGGTCCCGGCGGCGGTTGTGGGGACGCACCCGCCCCGGACGCGACCGTGCGCACGTTGATCGACGAGTTCCTCGCCGCGGAGGCCGGCACGGCCGTGCAGCGCTTCTCGCGGCGCCACGACGCCGAGCAGGCCGCCGAGGCTGCCGCGGCTGCCGGCGCGCCGCCGGCGCAGGCCCGCTGGTACCGCGACCTGCTGCCGGCCACCCCGCCGGGCCCTGGGCAGCAGTACGCCTTCGAGGTCGACCTCGACGCGTGCTCGGGCTGCAAGGCGTGCGTCGTGGCCTGCACCAACCTCAACGGCCTGCCCGAGGGCGTGTCGTTTCGCTCCACCGGCACCCTGGTCGGCGCCGGCGGCGACGCGCCGGCGGTGCTGCGCACCGTCACCACGGCGTGCCATCACTGCGCCGACCCGGGCTGCCTGAACGGCTGCCCCGCCAACGCCTACGAGAAGGATGCGCTCACCGGTGTGGTCCGCCACCTCGCCGACCAGTGCATCGGCTGCCGCTACTGCACACTGATGTGTCCCTACGAGGTGCCGCGCTACGACGCCGAGGCCGGCATCGTGCGCAAGTGCGACCTGTGCCAGGACCGGCTCGCCGACGGCGAGGCGCCCGCGTGCGTGCAGGCGTGCCCGACCGAGGCGATCGCCATCCGGGTGGTCGACCTCGACGACGTCGACGCGGCCGCCGACGAGCCGTGGCCGTTTGCCTCCCCCGCGCCGGCCACCACCCGACCGGCGACGCGCTACCGCAGCAGCGAGGACCTGCGCAACGGGGTGAGCGCGGTCGACACCGGCGCCCTGTCCCCGGCCGGTGCCCACCCGCCGTTGTCGGTCATGCTCGTGCTCACCCAGTTCGCCGTCGGCACCCTCGCGGTCCTCGTGCTCGGCGGCGGGCTGCTGCCACACCTCCACCAGCTCGCCGCGGTTCCCGCCGCCGTCGCTGCGCTCGGCACCGCGGTCACCGGCCTCGCCGCCAGCGTGGGCCACCTCGGCCGTCCAAGCCAGGCGTGGCGGGCCGTGCTCGGCGTCGGCCACTCGTGGCTGTCGCGGGAGATCGTCGCGTTCGGCGCCTTCGCCCCCGCCGCGGCCGTCTACAGCGCCGGCCTCGCCGGCGTCGCGCCGCTCGACCGGGCGGTCGGGTGGCTCGGCCCGGTGGCTGTGGCGCTCGGGCTGGCCGGCGTGGGGACCTCCGTCATGGTGTACGCCGTCACCGCGCGCCGCTGGTGGTCCCTGCCGCGGGTGGCTGCCCGCTTCGCCGCCACGACCGCGCTGGGTGGCCTCGCCACCACCCTGGCGGTGGCGACCGTGACCGGTGCGGTGACCGGCACGAGCGCCGCCCCCGTCGTCCCGCCGCTGGCGGTCCCGCTGACCGTCGTGGCGGTGCTCGTCGGTCTCGCCGAGCTCGGGTTGCTGCGCCACCGGCACGGCCCGCCCAGCGACGAGCTGGCCCGCACCGCCCGCCTCCTCACCCGCCAGCTCGGCACCCTGTGCGTGCTGCGCACCGCCACCCTCGCCGTCGGGGCGGTGCTCGCGCCGTGGCTGGCGCTGCGGATGCTCACCGTCGCGCGCACCTCCCCCACGGCCGCCGCGGTGACCGCGGTGGTCGGCCTCCTCGCCCTGCTCGTCGCCGAGCTGTGCGAGCGCTGGCGTTTCTTCACCGCCAGCGCCCCCGACCGCATGCCCGGCAGGCTGCCGTGAGCGCCGACGACCCGGTGCACCAGTTCCTGCGCCGCCACGACGGCCCACGGACACGCGAGCTTCGACGCGCGCCGGGTGGCTTCGACCTCGGGCAGGTGCCCGCCGGCCGGGTCCCCGACGCGGTCGTACGCAGCATCTGCGGGTACTGCTCGACCGGCTGCTGCCTCGACGTGCACCTGCAGGACGGCCAGGCGGTCGGGCTGACGCCCACCACCGCCTACCCGGTCAACCACGGCACGGCCTGCCCGAAGGGCTGGGAGGCGCTCGCGCCGCTGCGCGCCGACGACCGGGCCACCACCCCCCTCGTCCGCGACCGGCGGGGCCGTCTGGCCCCCACCGACTGGGGCGGCGCCCTGGAGCGCTTCGTCGACGGGATGGCCAGCATCCAGCGCCGCCACGGCCGCGGGGCGGTCGCGTTCCTGTCCACCGGGCAGATCCCCACCGAGGAGATGGCGCTGCTCGGCGCGGTCGCCAAGTTCGGCATGGGCATCGTCCACGGCGACGGCAACACCCGCCAGTGCATGGCCACCGCGGTGACCGCCTACAAGGAGTCGTTCGGGGCCGACGCGCCGCCCTACACCTACGCCGACCTCGCCGCCTCCGACGTCGTCGTCCTGATCGGCTCCAACCTCGCGGTCGCCCACCCGATCCTGTGGGAGCGCCTGCAGGCCAACCCCCACGACCCCGCGGTCGTCGTCGTCGACCCGCGCCGCACCGAAACCGCCGCGGGCGCCACCCAGCACCTCGCCCTGCGGCCCAAGTCCGACCTCGCGCTGCTCTACGGGCTCGGTCACCTGCTCCTGGCCCGCGACGCCGTCGACCACGCCTTCGTCGCGGCGCACACGCGCGGCTTCGAGGCCTACGCAGCCCACGTCGCCGCGTACCCGCCCGAGCGGGTCGCCGCGCTCACCGGTCTGCCGGTCGACCAGCTCGAGCACTGCGCCGACACGATCGCGGCCGGCCGCGCCGTGTCGCTGTGGTGGACGATGGGCGTCAACCAGTCCCACGAAGGCACCCGCACCGCCCAGGCGGTCATCGACCTCGCGTTGCTCACCGGCAACATCGGCCGTCCTGGCACCGGCGCGAACTCCATCACCGGGCAGTGCAACGCCATGGGTTCGCGGCTGTTCTCCAACACCACGAACCTGCTCGGCGGGCACGACTTCACCGACCCCGCCCACCGCGCCGAGGTCGCGCGCATCCTCGACCTCGACGCAGGCCTGATCCCCACCGAGGCGAGCCTGCCCTACCACCGCATCATCGAGGGCATCGCCACGGGCACCATCCGCGGCCTGTGGGTGATCGCGACGAACACAGCGCACTCGTGGATCGGCCAGCGCGACGTGCACGACCTGCTCGACCGGCTCGACTTCCTCGTCGTGCAGGACATGTACGCCACGACCGAGACCGCCCGCCGCGCCGACCTCGTCCTACCCGCCGCCGGGTGGGGAGAGAAGGAGGGCACGTTCATCAACTCCGAGCGGCGCATCGGGCGGGTCCGCAAGGTGTCACGCGCGCCCGGGCTGGCCCTGTCCGACTTCGCGATCGTGCGGCTGCTCGCCGAGGCGTGGGGCTGCGGCGAGCTGTTCGCCGCCTGGGACTGTCCCGAGGCCGTCTTCGGGCTGCTCCAGGACCTCTCGCGGGGTCGGTTCTTCGACTTCTCCGGCATCGGCGGCTACGACGACCTTGACGAGCAGGGCGGCATCCAGTGGCCCCAGCCCATCCCCGGCGCCCGCCCCGAGCGCGAGCGGCGATTGTTCGCCGACGGCGTCTTCCACACTCCCGACGGGCGGGCGCGCTTCGTCGTCGACGACCCGCGGCCGCCGGCGGAGACGGTACGGCCGGCGCGCCCGCTCGTGCTGCTGACCGGGCGCGGCTCGTCGGCGGAGTGGCACACCGGCACGCGCACGTCGAAGTCGCCCGGACTGCGCCGGCTGACCCCCGGCGAGCCCTACGTCGAGCTGGCGCCCGCTGACGCCGCCGCGCGTGGCATCGAACCCCACGACCGGGTGGAGGTGGCCTCCGAGCGTGGCCGGATGCAGGCGCGCGCGTTCGTCACACCGACGATCGCCGCGGGCCAGGTGTTCCTGTCGATGCACCACGCCGACACGAACCAGCTGACGATGCCGAGCTTCGACCCCTACTCCCACCAGCCCTCCTACAAGCACGCCACCGTCGAGGTCCGCCGCCTCCGCTCCGTCTCCCGGCAGGCCCGTTGATGCCCCGTACCGCCGCCGGCGGGCGACTCGCCGCACTGTGGTCGTTCTCCGGGCGCGCCCGCGTCCTACACCTGACCTGGCTCGCGCTCTCCTCACGTTCGTGGTGTGGTTCAACTTCGCGCCGTTCGCCTCCACGATCGGGCGCCAGCTCGGTCTCGACCGCACGCAGCTGACGACGCTCGCCCTGTGCATCGTCGCCCTGACGGTGCCGGCGCGAGCAACCTCCACGACCGCGTTGGCCATGGCTGCTGGGCCAGGACGCTGCCGCGGCTCGGTCCTGCTCCGAGCCACGCCGGCGGGCCCCGGCGGCAGCGATCGTCACTGCAGAAGGCGAATTCGGCAGCGAGGCCCAGGGGCGCGGGCGAGCCGAGCGTCACCGGTCAGCAGTTCGCAGCTCAAGACCTCGGCAAGCGCGATGTAGGTAGCGTCGTATGCCGTGACGTTGGCGCGTAGCTCGTAGCCCCCCCTCAACAGGGGAAGCGTCGGGTAACGCGCCAGCTCGATGGCTTCGAGATCGTCAATGGCCTCGGCAAAGCGCGTGTCGGAGACCGTGCCGTTGAT comes from Egibacteraceae bacterium and encodes:
- a CDS encoding DmsC/YnfH family molybdoenzyme membrane anchor subunit, which translates into the protein MRSPPAPAAPAEASCGPGGGCGDAPAPDATVRTLIDEFLAAEAGTAVQRFSRRHDAEQAAEAAAAAGAPPAQARWYRDLLPATPPGPGQQYAFEVDLDACSGCKACVVACTNLNGLPEGVSFRSTGTLVGAGGDAPAVLRTVTTACHHCADPGCLNGCPANAYEKDALTGVVRHLADQCIGCRYCTLMCPYEVPRYDAEAGIVRKCDLCQDRLADGEAPACVQACPTEAIAIRVVDLDDVDAAADEPWPFASPAPATTRPATRYRSSEDLRNGVSAVDTGALSPAGAHPPLSVMLVLTQFAVGTLAVLVLGGGLLPHLHQLAAVPAAVAALGTAVTGLAASVGHLGRPSQAWRAVLGVGHSWLSREIVAFGAFAPAAAVYSAGLAGVAPLDRAVGWLGPVAVALGLAGVGTSVMVYAVTARRWWSLPRVAARFAATTALGGLATTLAVATVTGAVTGTSAAPVVPPLAVPLTVVAVLVGLAELGLLRHRHGPPSDELARTARLLTRQLGTLCVLRTATLAVGAVLAPWLALRMLTVARTSPTAAAVTAVVGLLALLVAELCERWRFFTASAPDRMPGRLP
- a CDS encoding molybdopterin oxidoreductase family protein, producing the protein MSADDPVHQFLRRHDGPRTRELRRAPGGFDLGQVPAGRVPDAVVRSICGYCSTGCCLDVHLQDGQAVGLTPTTAYPVNHGTACPKGWEALAPLRADDRATTPLVRDRRGRLAPTDWGGALERFVDGMASIQRRHGRGAVAFLSTGQIPTEEMALLGAVAKFGMGIVHGDGNTRQCMATAVTAYKESFGADAPPYTYADLAASDVVVLIGSNLAVAHPILWERLQANPHDPAVVVVDPRRTETAAGATQHLALRPKSDLALLYGLGHLLLARDAVDHAFVAAHTRGFEAYAAHVAAYPPERVAALTGLPVDQLEHCADTIAAGRAVSLWWTMGVNQSHEGTRTAQAVIDLALLTGNIGRPGTGANSITGQCNAMGSRLFSNTTNLLGGHDFTDPAHRAEVARILDLDAGLIPTEASLPYHRIIEGIATGTIRGLWVIATNTAHSWIGQRDVHDLLDRLDFLVVQDMYATTETARRADLVLPAAGWGEKEGTFINSERRIGRVRKVSRAPGLALSDFAIVRLLAEAWGCGELFAAWDCPEAVFGLLQDLSRGRFFDFSGIGGYDDLDEQGGIQWPQPIPGARPERERRLFADGVFHTPDGRARFVVDDPRPPAETVRPARPLVLLTGRGSSAEWHTGTRTSKSPGLRRLTPGEPYVELAPADAAARGIEPHDRVEVASERGRMQARAFVTPTIAAGQVFLSMHHADTNQLTMPSFDPYSHQPSYKHATVEVRRLRSVSRQAR
- a CDS encoding type II toxin-antitoxin system VapC family toxin; its protein translation is MIVVDASVLANVIGDDDLDGQRARREVGLAGELAAPDLVDVETLAVLRKRWINGTVSDTRFAEAIDDLEAIELARYPTLPLLRGGYELRANVTAYDATYIALAEVLSCELLTGDARLARAPGPRCRIRLLQ